CGCGATCGCCCTCGCGCGCCTCGTGCTGCCGGACGACGTGCACGTGCAGGCCCCGCCGAACCTCACCGAGCCGGACGAGCTCGCGGGTCTGCTGGCCGCGGGCATCGACGACTGGGGCGGGGTGTCGCCCGTGACGGTCGATCACGTGAACCCCGAGCGACCGTGGCCGTCTCTGGAGAAGCTGCGCGCCGCCACTGAGGGAGCCGGTCACCAGCTCGCGCCACGGCTGACGATCTACCCCGAGCTCGCCGCGCGGCCCGAGCGCTGGCTCGACGCGGCCACGCGCTTCCCCGTGCTGGACCGCGCCGACGCCGATCTGCTCGGCCGCGACGACCCCGGTGCGCTGTGGCCGGAACGCCACCGCGACGCCGTGAACGTCGGCACCGGCGCGGAGGTGATCCAGGTGGGCCGGCGGTCGACGGCGTGGTTCTCGGGCGCCGGCGTCGACCCGAGCCCGGTCCCGTCAGCCGGTGGCACCGTGCGCGGGCGGGTGCGCGAGGTGCTGGACGGCGTGCGGCTGGGTCAGGACCCGGGCGCCGAGGAGCTCGAGGCGCTCTTCGCCGCCCGCGGCGGCGAGGTGCACGCCGTGGCCGAGATGGCAGACGAGATCCGCAGGCAGGTCGTCGGCGACGAGGTGACCTTCGTCGTCAACCGCAACATCAACTACACCAACGTCTGCACGTTCAAGTGCCGGTTCTGCGGCTTCTCCAAGGGGCCGCTCTCGCTGAACCTGCGGGGGGCGCCGTACCTGCTCACGCTGGACGACATCGCCGATCGCAGCGAGCAGGCCTGGGCGCTCGGCGCCACGGAGGTCTGCCTGCAAGGCGGTATCCACCCGTCGTTCGACGGCGACTTCTACGTCGAGGTGACCCGCGCGGTGCACGAACGCGTGCCCGACCTGCACATCCACGGCTTCACCGCCCTGGAGGTGCTGGAGGGATCGCGCCGGCTGCAGGAGCCGCTCGAGAGCTACCTGCTGCGGCTCAAGGACGCCGGCCTGCGGTCGCTGCCCGGAACGGCGGCGGAGATCCTCGATGACGACATCCGTGCGGTGCTGTGCCCGGACAAGATCACCACCGACGAGTGGCTGGAGGTGCACCGCACCGCCCACGCCGTCGGGCTGCGCAGCAACGTGACGATGATGTTCGGGTCGGTCGAGCGGCCGGCGCACTGGGTACGGCACCTGCTGAGAACCCGTGCACTGCAACGGGAGACGGGTGGATTCACCGAGTTCGTGGGCCTGCCCTTCGTGCACATGGCGGCGCCGATCTACCTCAAGCAAGGTGCCAGGCGCGGGCCGACGTGGCGCGAGACGGTGCTCGTGCACGCCGTCGCGCGCATCGCGTACGCGCGCGACATCGCGCACGTGCAGGCGTCCTGGGTCAAGCTCGGACCGGCCGGGGCACAGCAGCTGCTCGCCGCCGGCGTCGACGACCTCGGCGGCACGCTGATGGACGAGAACATCAGCCGGGCCGCGGGCGCCAGCCACGGCCAGGGGCTGACGCCCGACGACCTCGCGGACATCGCCCGAGCGGCCGGCCGGCCCCTGCGCCAGCGCACCACGCTGTACGGGGAGGTCGCGCAGGAACGGCGCGTCGCGGAGCTGACCTCGTGACCGCGCGCGTCGTCGAGACCGTGCTGCCCACGGAGCTCGGGACGTTCCGGGCCTTCGGCTACCGGGACGCCGGCACGGGTCAGGAGCACGTCGCGCTGGTGCGCGGTGACCTCCGCGACGCCCTCCGCGATGGCGTCTTGACCCGTGTGCACTCCGAGTGCCTCACCGGCGACGCCTTCGCGTCGACCCGATGCGACTGCGGGCCGCAGCTGCGTGCGGCGCTCACCGCCGTGACGCAGGAGGGCGCTGGCGTGGTCGTGTACCTGCGGGGCCAGGAGGGCAGGGGTATCGGATTGGTTGAGAAGCTGCGGGCCTACTCGTTGCAGGACAGAGGTTTCGACACCGTCGACGCCAACCTGGCACTCGGGCTGCCGGCCGACGCGCGGGACTACCGGCCCGCGGTGAGCATCCTGCGTGACCTCGGCGCGGACGCCGTACTCCTGCTGACCAACAACCCCGACAAGGTCGCCGCCCTACGGGACGGCGGGATCGACGTCCGGCAGCAGGTGCCGCTGCTCACCCCCGTCACCCCCGCCAACGTGGGGTACCTGGCGACGAAGATGGTGCGGTTCGGCCACTACCTCGGCGCGGCGCTCACCGCTGACGCCGGCCGCGCCCTGGGCGACTGATCGGGTGCCAGGTCGCGGTGGCGGTCCTTGTAGCGGAGCACTGCGTAGATCGCGTCTCCGCGCGAACGTCTGTCAGTCGTCGGCTGCCTCGGGGCCGTCGACGTTGATGACCACCTCGCCGGTGCCGGCTCGGACGACGACGACCGTGGCGTCCTCCGTCGCTGGGTTTCCCTCGCGGTGCACCGTGTGCGGCGGGACGAAGATGAAGTCGCCCGGCCCGGCGTCGACCACGTCTCGCCCGCCCGGCCCGGACTCCATGCGCATGGCCCCGGACACCACGTAGATGTGGCTCTCGTGGTCACCGTGGTGGTGCCAGCCGGACACCATTCCTGGCTCGGTCGTGACGTGGCCGGCCCACGTGCGCTCGGTGCTGGTGGCCTGTTCCCGGTGCATGCCAGGCGTCGGGTGACCGGCCGTGCGGTCGGCGGGCCGGACCAGCCTCACCCGCGCCTCATCCGCCATAGCGACTCCTTGTGGGCGGCAGGGACCTCGTTGGGAGGAAGGTGCTACCGCGGGTGCGCGGTGTCAAGCAGCGACTCGCCTCCGGACAGCCTGCTCGTCGGCGGCGACGCCGTCACGCCGCCTGGCGGTCGTTCTTCTCGCGCAACGGTCGCAGCGCGCCGTCCAGCCGCAGGAGCTCGTCGAGCATGGCGTCGGCGGCACCTTCCATGACCTCGTTGGCCTTGACGCGGCCGCCGTCGATGAACTGGGCGTGGAACGGGATGTTGACGCTCTCGGTGACGGGGATCATCTTCAGCGTCGTGACGACCTGCTTGAGCTGCTGGACGGCGCGGGTGCCAGCCGCGACACCGCCGTAGGAGACGAAGCCGACGGGCTTGTCGCGCCACTCGTTGTGGAGGTAGTCGATCGCGTTCTTGAGCGCGGCGGGGTAGCCGAAGTTGTACTCCGGCGTCACGAAGACGACGGCGTCCGCGCGCTCGATGATCGCGCTCCAGTCCTTGGTGTGCTGGTGGACGTACTGGCCCAGCCGCGGGTGGTTCGGCTCGTCGTAGAACGGCAGGTCGATCTCCGCGAGGTCAGCCACCTCGACCGTGAACCCACCGTGGCGCTCGGCGCGCTCGACGAGCCAGTTCGCGATGGGCAGGCCGGCGCGTCCGGGGCGGGTGGATCCGATGATCACGGTCAGGTTGGGCATGGACTCCCTTTCGTTGACGTTTCAACAAAACCCTATCAAGACCCTGCCCGAAGCGCCTCCGGGGTCCGCTGCACGTAGCAGCCACCCTGGGGCTGGTGATATCGTGACCGTGATATCGGAGGTGGTCGTCCATGGAGCAGATACTGATCCGCAACCTTCCCGCTGGGACCAAGGCTGCGCTGCGTGCACGTGCTCAGCAGCATCACCGCTCCATGGAGGCGGAAGTGCGCGATCTGCTGGCGCGGGCCCTGGCCGACGAGCCCGTCACGATCGTCGACATCCTGGGCAGCGACGAGGGCGCTGACATCACGTTCGAACCGGAGCGCCTTGGCCTGACCGCCCGCTCAGCCGAGCTGTGAGGTACCTCCTGGACACCAACGTGGTGTCCGCGCTCCGGGTGCGAGGGCGCAACTGCTCTGTGGAGGAGTGGGCCGCGTCAGTTCCCTTGGGCGACCATTTCGTCTCCGCTTTCACCATCGCCGAGATCGAGCGCGGCGTGATCGCCAAGGAGCGTGCCGACGCCGAGCAGGGCGAGGTCCTGCGTCGCTGGTTCGAGGACAACGTCCTGCCTGCGTTCGCGGGTCGTGTCCTGGGCTTCGACTTGTCGGCAGCCCGGATCCTCGCGGCTTACCGCGTTCCGGAGCACACCCCCTTGGACGACGCGCTCATTGCTGCTGTCGCCGAGTCCGCTGGCTTGACCGTCGCGACCCGGAACACGAAACACTTCGAGCCCCTTGGCGTGGCTTGCGTCAACCCGTGGGACGGACCGACGGCGCACGACTGACGCGAGTCGGCCTGGAGCGTCGGTCACTGCTCACGCGCCTCGCCGCAGACGCTTCAACACCTCAGGCCCTCCCACCGCCTCGACGAACGACGGATCACCGCACACCACGAGCTGGTCACGCGCCCGAGACAGCCTGACGTACGGCGCACTACAACTCGGGCACCATGACGCGGCGTACGCCGAACCGCGACGTCGTCCCGCACGAGGTGCTCAACCTGCACCCGGACGACCTGACCCGTTGGACTCCGGTACTGCGACGCCACCGAGGTGAACAGTCGTCGTGGCAGCGTCCTCGTCCGCGTGCACGCGACGGGCGCCGGGCCACCGGAGGTGGACCCGGTCGGGTGGTAGCAGGGCTCGGGCGACAGGGTCGTCAGCGTGGCCTAGCCGGACGCCGCCTGAGGCGGGGCGACTGACTCGCGGCGGTGGATCGTGGGATCCAACCGCACCACCCGCTGTGGCAGCTCAGGGTTCTCGATCCGCTCGTGCAGCATCTGCATCGCCCGCTGCCCGATCTCAGCGAGCGGCTGAGCGGCGACGGTGAGCCGCGGCGACAGCAGGTCCGCCCACGGCAGGTCGTCGAAGCAGACGAGTGAGATGTCATTGGGGACGGCGAGCCCGGCGTCCCCGATGGCCTGCAGCACACCCAACGTCATGGCGTTGTTGGCCGAGAGCAGCGCCGTCGGCCGGTCGTCCTGCGCCAGCAGAGCGCGCGTCGCCGCGCGAGCCTCGTCCCCGTTCGACCGCCCCTCCACCACAGGCCCCTCGGCCAGCCCGTTGCGCGCCAACCCCCGCGAGAACCCCTCCAGCCGCTCCTCGCTCGTCGCCAGCCCCCGAAGGCCGGCCACGAAACCGATGTTGGTGTGCCCCGCCTCCGCGAGCAGGTCGACCAGCTGCGCCGTCGGCTCGACGTTGCTCACACCCACCATGTCGCAGGCGTTCTCGACCTCGAGGAACCGGTCGAGCAGCACGGTCGGCACGTTGCGGCGGTGCAGCAGGCTCAGGCTCCGCTCGGGCTCGGCGGAGGGGGCCAGCACGATGCCGTCCACCCGCCGCGACACGAACGTCCGCACGGCCTCGTACTCCCGCTCCGGCTCGTCGTGCGTGTCGACGAGCATGACGATGCGACCGAGCGCCGTCGCCGCACGCTCCACCGCGCTGACGACCTCGGCGAAGTAGATGTTCGAGATCGCCGACGTCGCGACGCCGATGGTGTTGGTGCGCCGCGACCGCAGCGACCGCGCGATGTCGTCGTGGACGTACCCGGTCTCCTCGATCGCCTTGCGCACCGCGGCCTCGGTGCTCGGCGCGATCGCCCGGGTGCCGTTGAGGACGTGCGAGACGGTGCTCTGCGAGACCCCCGCCGCCTTCGCGACGTCGTGCATGGTCGTCATCCGGGCATCGCCGACCCGACGCGCCCGGCCGACGCGTCCCGGAACCGAACCCGAAGGTCCGCAGCCGGCGCCGTCGCAGCGATCACCGCGGCATTCGGCTCATCGACCCGAGCCACCCACTCGCTCGCCTCGTCCAGCGACCGCCCGTGACGCCGGTGCCGCGCCACCAGCCGCTCGCGCCGGACGCGCTCGTCGACGTCGAGGTACCAGACCTCGTCGAGGTACGCCCGCGCCTTCGGCCACGCACCGTCGTCCAGCAGCAGGTAGTTCCCCTCGGTGATCACGAGCGGCACCTCGCGCGGCACGGCGAGCGCTGAGGCGAACGACTCCTCGAGCTCGCGCCGGAACTCCGGCACGTACACCACCGGGTCAGCGCGCTCGGAGAGCCGGCGCAGCGTGGCGACGTACGCGTGGACGTCGAACGTCTCCGGCGCGCCCTTGCGGCCCGCGAGCCCGAGGTCGCGCAGCACCTGGTTGGCGAGGTGGAACCCGTCCATCGGCACCACGACCGCCAGGCGCGGGCCGAGCTCGCGAACGAGCTCGGCCGCGAGCGTCGACTTGCCCGCGCCCGGCGCCCCGCACAGCCCGATGATCGTGCGGGGAGCCGCGGCGCTGAGCACCCGCAGCCGGTCGGCCAGACTCTGCACAGTGGCATCGACGACCGACTGCGGGTGCCCCTGGTTCACGCACTCTCCTTCATCCGCGACCCAGGCTGGGCCGCTCGATCCGACCGGTTCTCAGAACTTGAACTCGTTGAGGTTGGCGGGGGTGACGACCTTCGCCGGGCCGAGGATGACCTCACCCTGCTCGCCGACCGTGAACTTCCCCAGGTCTCCCGCCGTGAACGTCTCGCCCTTCTTGCCGGTGAGGTCGCACGAGGCCAGCCCCTTGGCCACGTGGTACGACAGCCTCCCCAGGTCGGTCACGTTCCACCAGATGTCCTGTACGTCCCCGGTCTGAATGTACTTACCGATGAGCGTGGCTGGTGCGAGGCCCGTGAGCTTGACCCGGCCGAGGTCGCCGCGGTCGGCGAGCGCCGTGGCCGCCGCCGGCAGCGAGATGCCGGCCGGGATGATGATGCCCTTGAGGTTGGGGTAGGTCGTCACGAGCTCCTTGGCCCGGTTCGCGCTGACGTCGGCCTTCTCCTCACCGTAGGCGACGGCCACCAGCTTCATGTCCTTGAACTTGGGGTCCGAGGCCAGCCGCTTCTTCATGTCGGCGATCCAGGCGTTCTGGTTGACGGCCGTCTGCGTCGACGACAGCACCGCGAAGTCGCCCTTGCCGCCCAGCAGGTCGTACATGCTGTCGAGCATCTTGGTGCCCAGCTCGGAGATCTTGGCCTGGTTGACGAAGATCGCGCGGGCGGAGGGGTCGACGTCGGAGTCGAACGACAGCACCTTGATGCCGCGGGCCCGCGCCTTCTTCAGCTCGGCAGCCGCTCCCTTGAGGTCGCTGCCGGAGATCGCGATGACGTCGACCTTCTTGGAGATCAGCTGCTGCACGAACGGGATCTGCGCTGAACCGGTGGCCTCGCTGGGCGAGGTGTAGATGATGGTGTCGTTGGCTCCCGACGCCTTCGACTCGGCGGTCATCCCGTCGCGGACCGTCGTCATGTACGGGTCGTCACCCAGCTTCGGGATGATCCCGATGGTGATGTCGCCCTTCTTGCAGTCACTGGACGCCGCAGCGGCGGTGTCGCCCTTCGACGAGCCGCAACCTGCCAGGGCCCCCGCCAAGATGATGAATGCCGTCAGGCCGGTGAGTGGGGTGCTCTTTCTCATAGGTGCGCGCTCTCCTTCGTCGAGGTGCTGCTGGGATGGCGTTGTCTGCGCCGCCGGGTGGCGGCCCAATCGCGCGCCTGGTCGACCAGGTTGGCCGCCAGGAGCGAGAGGATCAGGAGGAAGCCGACGACCGCGGACTGGGAGTAGGCGCCCACGTTGAGCAGCTGGAGCATGCTGCGCAGGACGACGACCGCCACCAGGGCCCAGAGCACGCCGCTCATCCGGCCCTGACCGCCCAGGAAGCTCACGCCGCCGAGGAACACGACCGTGACGACATCCAGCTCGAAGCCGAGCATCGCGTCAGGCGACGCCGAGGAGTTCAGCCCGGTGTGCACGACGCCGGCCAGTGCGGCCACAGCGCCCGACACCACGAACATCCGCGCGATGAGCCGCCGGTTGCGCACCCCGGCGTACCGCGCGGCCTCCGGGTTGCCGCCGATCGCGTACACGCGCCGTCCCCAAGCGGTGCGGTGCAACGCGATCCAGAAGACCGGGAGCAGCGCGAGGAACGGCACGAAGGTCCACGGCACGAACGTCCCGGGCACGTCGGTGTAGCTGAGCTGCAGGACGACGTCCGGCACGGTGTTGACCGGCGTCCCACCCACCAGGACGTAGCAGAGGCCGCGGAACACGGCGAGGGTGCCGAGCGTGACGATCAGCGACGGCAGCCCCACGCTCACGAAGAAGGCGTTCACCGCACCGCAGCCGGCGCCCACCAGCACCGCGGCGAGCACTGCGACCCACCACGGCGCCCCGGCGCCGGTGACCAAAGCCATCACGATGCCGCTCAGGCCGGCGATCGAGGCGACCGAGATGTCGATCTCGCGAGCGATGATGAGCGGCACCAGCGGCAGCACCATGATCGCCCGGGCGCTCATGCGCGACAGCGACGACTCCAGGTTGTAGCTGTCAGCGAAGCCGGCGGTCGTCGCCACCGCCGTCACGATGAGCGCCAGGGCGATGAGGGCGAGGATCCCCTCCCACCCGACGAGGACGCCGGTCAGCCGGGCGCGCCAGGGGGCGCGCGGGCGCCAGCGGACGTCGGACAGCTCAGTGCGGTCGAGGGTGCTCATCGGATCCTCTGCGTTCGGGCGAGGCGGCGGCGGTTGAGCAGGACGTCGACGGTGACGGCGGCGATGATGCTGGCGCCGTAGACGGCCTGGAGGTACTGGTCGGGCACACCGGAGACGATGAGCACCTTGCGCAGCGCCAGCAGGCCGACGACTCCGACGGCCACGCCGCCCACCGACCCGTGACCTCCGCGAAGCGCCACCCCTCCGACCACCACGGCAGCGATCACGGCCTGTTCCAGCCCGATGGCCACCTGCCCGTCGACGTACGGGTAGTAGGACGCCCAGGTCGCGCCGGCGAGCCCCGCCAGCAAACCGGAGAGCGTGAACGCCGCGAGCACTCGGCGCCCGGTGCGCACCCCGAGCAGCTCGGCACCCGCGGGATTGGAGCCGGCGAGGTACACCGAACGGCCGAAGGTCGTGCGAGACAACGCAAATCCCGCAGCGAGGAACAACACGACGGCGACGACGTTGACGGTGCTCACCGGCCCCAGCGAGGCCTTGCTCCAGTCGAGCCACGCCCCGGGGACGTCGCCCGGCTTGACCCGGTCGCCCGAGGAGATCTGGCTGAGCAGCCCGCGGTACATGGCCAAAGTGCCGAGCGTGACCACGATGGAGGGGATGCGGCCGTAGCCCACCAGCAGCCCGTTCAACGCACCGCACAGCGCTCCGACGGCGAGGCCGACGAGCACCGCGACGACGACCGGCGTCCCGCTGACGTCACGCATGAGGACGGCGGCGACGTACGCGCTCAGCCCGACGGTGCTCGCCACGGACAGGTCGATGTTGCGGGTGAGGATGACGAGCATCTCCCCCAGACAGACCAGCCCGACGATCGAGGAGTAGTCGGCGACGTCCTGGAGGTTGTTCACCGAGTAGAAGTTCGGGTTCAACGCACTCAGCGGCACGATAAGCAGCAGCAGCGCCGCCGCCAGAGCGAGCTCCGGACGCCCAGCCAGCCGCGCCCGCACGGCGGTCACGACCGAGCTGGGGCGCCCCCCAGAGAGTGCGTCACCAGGCTCCACGGCGGGAGGCTCCTCCCCCGCCGTCGTCGGCTCGACGGAGGTGGTGGCCGCGCGGCCGATGGCGATCGGGTCGATCTCGTCGCCGGTGAACTCGGCCGCGATGCGCCCGCGGTTCATCACGTAGATGCGGTCGCAGCTGCCGATCAGCTCCGGCATGTCGGACGAGATCACGACGATGGCCAGGCCCGACTGCGCCAGCTCGTCGATGATCCGGTGTACCTCCGCCTTCGCGCCGATGTCGACACCCTGGGTCGGCTCGTCGAGGATCAGCAGGCGTGGGTTGGTGGCCAGCCACTTGGCGAGCACGACCTTCTGCTGGTTGCCGCCCGACAGGGAGCTGGCCGGCTGGGTGACGCTCTCGAAGCGAAGCCGCATGCGCTGCAACGGGTCCGCCACCAGGCGGACGGTCTTGTCGTCGTCCACGAGCCCAGCCGTCGTGGCACGGTCGACCACGGGCAGCACCGCGTTGTCGAGGATCGAG
This is a stretch of genomic DNA from Angustibacter sp. Root456. It encodes these proteins:
- a CDS encoding bifunctional FO biosynthesis protein CofGH, with amino-acid sequence MQPRWDARARTLMQLSTSSLTGLARERRDALFGTRVTFSPKVFIPLTQLCRDRCGYCTFAHSPRTATAPFLEPDEVLAVAEQGAAAGCHEALFTLGEAPELRYPEAAEWLAAHGHVSTVGYLAEMTALVLAETGLLPHSNAGALSEEDLATLRASCASQGMMIESLRADLVAHRGAPDKLPARRLATLQAAGRLAIPFTTGILVGIGETEADRLEALVAIAEAHRTYGHVQEVIVQNFLPKPGTAMRAAAPCPRDDHLRAIALARLVLPDDVHVQAPPNLTEPDELAGLLAAGIDDWGGVSPVTVDHVNPERPWPSLEKLRAATEGAGHQLAPRLTIYPELAARPERWLDAATRFPVLDRADADLLGRDDPGALWPERHRDAVNVGTGAEVIQVGRRSTAWFSGAGVDPSPVPSAGGTVRGRVREVLDGVRLGQDPGAEELEALFAARGGEVHAVAEMADEIRRQVVGDEVTFVVNRNINYTNVCTFKCRFCGFSKGPLSLNLRGAPYLLTLDDIADRSEQAWALGATEVCLQGGIHPSFDGDFYVEVTRAVHERVPDLHIHGFTALEVLEGSRRLQEPLESYLLRLKDAGLRSLPGTAAEILDDDIRAVLCPDKITTDEWLEVHRTAHAVGLRSNVTMMFGSVERPAHWVRHLLRTRALQRETGGFTEFVGLPFVHMAAPIYLKQGARRGPTWRETVLVHAVARIAYARDIAHVQASWVKLGPAGAQQLLAAGVDDLGGTLMDENISRAAGASHGQGLTPDDLADIARAAGRPLRQRTTLYGEVAQERRVAELTS
- the ribA gene encoding GTP cyclohydrolase II, yielding MTARVVETVLPTELGTFRAFGYRDAGTGQEHVALVRGDLRDALRDGVLTRVHSECLTGDAFASTRCDCGPQLRAALTAVTQEGAGVVVYLRGQEGRGIGLVEKLRAYSLQDRGFDTVDANLALGLPADARDYRPAVSILRDLGADAVLLLTNNPDKVAALRDGGIDVRQQVPLLTPVTPANVGYLATKMVRFGHYLGAALTADAGRALGD
- a CDS encoding cupin domain-containing protein, translated to MADEARVRLVRPADRTAGHPTPGMHREQATSTERTWAGHVTTEPGMVSGWHHHGDHESHIYVVSGAMRMESGPGGRDVVDAGPGDFIFVPPHTVHREGNPATEDATVVVVRAGTGEVVINVDGPEAADD
- a CDS encoding NADPH-dependent FMN reductase; this translates as MPNLTVIIGSTRPGRAGLPIANWLVERAERHGGFTVEVADLAEIDLPFYDEPNHPRLGQYVHQHTKDWSAIIERADAVVFVTPEYNFGYPAALKNAIDYLHNEWRDKPVGFVSYGGVAAGTRAVQQLKQVVTTLKMIPVTESVNIPFHAQFIDGGRVKANEVMEGAADAMLDELLRLDGALRPLREKNDRQAA
- a CDS encoding Arc family DNA-binding protein, whose product is MEQILIRNLPAGTKAALRARAQQHHRSMEAEVRDLLARALADEPVTIVDILGSDEGADITFEPERLGLTARSAEL
- a CDS encoding type II toxin-antitoxin system VapC family toxin; the protein is MRYLLDTNVVSALRVRGRNCSVEEWAASVPLGDHFVSAFTIAEIERGVIAKERADAEQGEVLRRWFEDNVLPAFAGRVLGFDLSAARILAAYRVPEHTPLDDALIAAVAESAGLTVATRNTKHFEPLGVACVNPWDGPTAHD
- a CDS encoding LacI family DNA-binding transcriptional regulator, whose product is MTTMHDVAKAAGVSQSTVSHVLNGTRAIAPSTEAAVRKAIEETGYVHDDIARSLRSRRTNTIGVATSAISNIYFAEVVSAVERAATALGRIVMLVDTHDEPEREYEAVRTFVSRRVDGIVLAPSAEPERSLSLLHRRNVPTVLLDRFLEVENACDMVGVSNVEPTAQLVDLLAEAGHTNIGFVAGLRGLATSEERLEGFSRGLARNGLAEGPVVEGRSNGDEARAATRALLAQDDRPTALLSANNAMTLGVLQAIGDAGLAVPNDISLVCFDDLPWADLLSPRLTVAAQPLAEIGQRAMQMLHERIENPELPQRVVRLDPTIHRRESVAPPQAASG
- a CDS encoding nucleoside/nucleotide kinase family protein, producing MNQGHPQSVVDATVQSLADRLRVLSAAAPRTIIGLCGAPGAGKSTLAAELVRELGPRLAVVVPMDGFHLANQVLRDLGLAGRKGAPETFDVHAYVATLRRLSERADPVVYVPEFRRELEESFASALAVPREVPLVITEGNYLLLDDGAWPKARAYLDEVWYLDVDERVRRERLVARHRRHGRSLDEASEWVARVDEPNAAVIAATAPAADLRVRFRDASAGRVGSAMPG
- a CDS encoding substrate-binding domain-containing protein, which encodes MRKSTPLTGLTAFIILAGALAGCGSSKGDTAAAASSDCKKGDITIGIIPKLGDDPYMTTVRDGMTAESKASGANDTIIYTSPSEATGSAQIPFVQQLISKKVDVIAISGSDLKGAAAELKKARARGIKVLSFDSDVDPSARAIFVNQAKISELGTKMLDSMYDLLGGKGDFAVLSSTQTAVNQNAWIADMKKRLASDPKFKDMKLVAVAYGEEKADVSANRAKELVTTYPNLKGIIIPAGISLPAAATALADRGDLGRVKLTGLAPATLIGKYIQTGDVQDIWWNVTDLGRLSYHVAKGLASCDLTGKKGETFTAGDLGKFTVGEQGEVILGPAKVVTPANLNEFKF
- a CDS encoding ABC transporter permease produces the protein MSTLDRTELSDVRWRPRAPWRARLTGVLVGWEGILALIALALIVTAVATTAGFADSYNLESSLSRMSARAIMVLPLVPLIIAREIDISVASIAGLSGIVMALVTGAGAPWWVAVLAAVLVGAGCGAVNAFFVSVGLPSLIVTLGTLAVFRGLCYVLVGGTPVNTVPDVVLQLSYTDVPGTFVPWTFVPFLALLPVFWIALHRTAWGRRVYAIGGNPEAARYAGVRNRRLIARMFVVSGAVAALAGVVHTGLNSSASPDAMLGFELDVVTVVFLGGVSFLGGQGRMSGVLWALVAVVVLRSMLQLLNVGAYSQSAVVGFLLILSLLAANLVDQARDWAATRRRRQRHPSSTSTKESAHL
- a CDS encoding ATP-binding cassette domain-containing protein gives rise to the protein MTQTTRSSQTAGTRADAPAVEFASVRKTFGATVACEDVSFGVRSGEIVALIGENGAGKSTCVKMLAGVHRPDGGTIRVGGVDVVLGDARVARAAGIAVVNQHPELFAELSVAENVFAGYALQKSGIVQRAEMERRAHALLTELGLDVDTSRPLAQLRVSERQLVEIARALAGDASVLVLDEPTAALTTTEAMHLFTVVRRLRDRGVAVLFVGHRLEEILALSDRVVVLRDGEVVGVRTTAGTDEDELVRLMVGRSLADIYSRQPTELGGVVLQLEGLGRRGVFEDISISVRAGEVVGLAGLVGSGRSEVARAVFGVEPADAGQIRIDGEPYRGRTPADAMAAGVAYVSEDRRGQSLVEEFSILDNAVLPVVDRATTAGLVDDDKTVRLVADPLQRMRLRFESVTQPASSLSGGNQQKVVLAKWLATNPRLLILDEPTQGVDIGAKAEVHRIIDELAQSGLAIVVISSDMPELIGSCDRIYVMNRGRIAAEFTGDEIDPIAIGRAATTSVEPTTAGEEPPAVEPGDALSGGRPSSVVTAVRARLAGRPELALAAALLLLIVPLSALNPNFYSVNNLQDVADYSSIVGLVCLGEMLVILTRNIDLSVASTVGLSAYVAAVLMRDVSGTPVVVAVLVGLAVGALCGALNGLLVGYGRIPSIVVTLGTLAMYRGLLSQISSGDRVKPGDVPGAWLDWSKASLGPVSTVNVVAVVLFLAAGFALSRTTFGRSVYLAGSNPAGAELLGVRTGRRVLAAFTLSGLLAGLAGATWASYYPYVDGQVAIGLEQAVIAAVVVGGVALRGGHGSVGGVAVGVVGLLALRKVLIVSGVPDQYLQAVYGASIIAAVTVDVLLNRRRLARTQRIR